The region ATCCGGGTCAAACTGGCGGATGCCTTTGTGCAGCAGGATGTCGGGCTCTTTTCCGATGTCAGCGCCAAGGTAAATAACGGGTCGGTCCTTCTGACCGGCAATGTCCAGACACCCGAGGATAAAGTCGAGGCCACGAAACTCACCTGGCAGGTCCGCGGCGTCATCGAAGTGATCAACGAGATTGAAGTCAAGGATACGTCAACCCTCAAGGATATGGCAAAAGACGTTGCCGCCGCCGCCCAGATGCGGGCCAAACTCATTGGGGACAAGGATATCTCCTCGATCAATTTTTCTGTTGATGTTGTCAATGGCACGGTCTTTCTCTCCGGCATCGCTTCCTCTGAAGCCGAAATGCTTGCGGTCGTCGACCATGCGCGCGAGTTGCGCTTTGCCCAGGAAGTCGTAAACTATATCCGCGTCAACGACGACGACCGGCAGTGATCTTTCCATGGGACTGAACGTCGCTATCCAGATGGATCCCATCGAAGGGATCGACATTCGCGGGGATTCGACTTTTGCTCTCGCGCTTGAAGCCCAGCGCCGTGGCCACGATCTTTTTATCTATGGACCTGAAAACCTGACGATGTCGCTCCATTCAGGCAAGCGTCCTTCCGATGGCATCAGGGCAAAAGGGCAATCTGTAATCCTCCGCGATGAGCCCGGCAATCATGTATCATCCGGTGCGGTGGAAGACCGCCGCCTGGCGGATCATGATGTCATCCTGATGCGGCAGGACCCGCCCTTCGACATGCAGTATATCACCGCAACACACCTGCTTGAGCATCTTCATCCCGAAACACTGGTGGTGAACCACCCGGCCGAAGTGCGTAACGCGCCGGAGAAACTGCTTGTCACCTATTTCCCTGATCTGTTGCCCCCGACAATGATCACCCGTAACGCCGATGATATCCGTGCCTTTCGCCAGGAATACCGGGATATCATTATCAAGCCTCTTTTCGGAAATGGCGGGGCGGGGGTCTTTCACCTGTCTCCTGAGGACAGCAATCTTTCCTCTCTGCTTGAGATGATGCTTTCCATGGACCGTGCGCCATTGATGATCCAGCAATATCTGTCGGCGGTGCGCCATGGAGATAAACGAGTGATCCTGGTGGATGGTGAGGCGGCGGGCGCGCTGAACCGCCTGCCGCAGGAAGGCGAGGCGAGATCCAATCTCCATGTCGGCGGAACGGCAGCCGTTTCCGAACTTGATGACCGGGATCGTGAAATCTGCGCGGTGATCGGCCCAATTCTGAAGGAACGTGGTCTTCTTTTCACCGGCATTGATGTGATTGGCGGGTATCTGACCGAAATCAATGTGACTTCACCCACAGGGCTACGGGAAATTCAACGTTTTTCCGGTATCGATATCCCGGCAATGATCTGGGATGCCATCGAAATCAAGAGCGCGGCATCAGGCTTCAACAGGTAAGCGGCGTAACCGCAGGGCTTCGGCCAGGTGATCCTGGGTGATGTCTTCTGTTCCGGCGAGATCGGCAATAGTCCTCGCCACCCGCAACACGCGGTGGAATCCTCT is a window of Alphaproteobacteria bacterium LSUCC0684 DNA encoding:
- a CDS encoding BON domain-containing protein; the protein is MAAARPSGSSISLITGFFLLALSLGLSGCVGAIAGVGAAAVAAGSTEKGLGTSFSDSIIRVKLADAFVQQDVGLFSDVSAKVNNGSVLLTGNVQTPEDKVEATKLTWQVRGVIEVINEIEVKDTSTLKDMAKDVAAAAQMRAKLIGDKDISSINFSVDVVNGTVFLSGIASSEAEMLAVVDHARELRFAQEVVNYIRVNDDDRQ
- the gshB gene encoding glutathione synthase, whose product is MGLNVAIQMDPIEGIDIRGDSTFALALEAQRRGHDLFIYGPENLTMSLHSGKRPSDGIRAKGQSVILRDEPGNHVSSGAVEDRRLADHDVILMRQDPPFDMQYITATHLLEHLHPETLVVNHPAEVRNAPEKLLVTYFPDLLPPTMITRNADDIRAFRQEYRDIIIKPLFGNGGAGVFHLSPEDSNLSSLLEMMLSMDRAPLMIQQYLSAVRHGDKRVILVDGEAAGALNRLPQEGEARSNLHVGGTAAVSELDDRDREICAVIGPILKERGLLFTGIDVIGGYLTEINVTSPTGLREIQRFSGIDIPAMIWDAIEIKSAASGFNR